The following proteins are co-located in the Apium graveolens cultivar Ventura chromosome 5, ASM990537v1, whole genome shotgun sequence genome:
- the LOC141724445 gene encoding serine/threonine-protein kinase ppk15 isoform X2: MTNSVIAGRYYVTEYIDSSTFSEVVQAHDLLMGVDVCLKIIKNNKDFFDQSLDEIKLLKFVNKHDPADQCHILRLYDYFYYKEHLIIVSELLRANLYEFQKCNRQTGEEPYFTMSRLQDLARQCLEALDYLHGLGIIHCDLKPENILIKNHQRCEIKVIDLGSSCFLTDNLSLHVQSRSYRAPEVILGNSYNHKIDIWSLGCILAELYSGRVLFPYDAITRLLARMICLLGPFDVEMLETGLETDKYFTKDYDLYHINEETNQLECIIPEESTLEHHLQISDVQFGNFLRDLLEINPLKRLTAREALQHPWLSSSYGLDSS, translated from the exons ATGACCAATAGTGTTATCGCAGGAAGATATTATGTTACTGAATACATAGATTCTTCCACTTTCAGTGAAGTTGTTCAGGCACACGATCTTCTTATGGGAGTGGATGTTTGTTTGAAGATCATAAAAAATAATAAGGATTTCTTTGATCAGAGCTTAGATGAAATCAAACTGCTGAAATTTGTGAACAAGCATGATCCTGCTGATCAATGCCACATCCTACGTCTTTATGATTATTTCTATTATAAG GAGCATCTCATCATTGTTTCTGAGCTTCTGCGAGCAAACTTGTATGAATTTCAGAAATGCAATAGACAAACTGGCGAAGAGCCTTATTTCACTATGAGCAGGTTACAG GATTTAGCCCGACAGTGTTTGGAGGCATTAGATTACTTGCATGGTCTAGGAATTATACATTGTGATCTAAAGCCCGAGAATATACTTATCAAGAATCATCAGAGATGTGAAATAAAGGTTATTGATCTTGGAAGTAGTTGCTTTCTGACTGATAACTTGTCCCTACATGTACAATCTCGATCATATAGGGCACCTGAAGTCATCCTTGGAAATTCATATAACCATAAAATCGACATCTGGTCTCTTGGTTGTATCCTAGCTGAGCTTTATTCTGGCAGA GTTCTTTTTCCATATGATGCAATCACGAGGCTGCTAGCTCGCATGATTTGCTTACTCGGGCCTTTTGATGTGGAGATGTTGGAAACAGGGCTGGAGACGGACAAGTATTTCACGAAAGACTATGATCTTTATCATATAAATGAG GAGACAAATCAACTAGAATGCATAATTCCTGAGGAGTCCACACTTGAGCATCATCTGCAAATTAGCGATGTACAGTTTGGAAATTTTTTGCGGGACTTGCTTGAGATAAATCCCCTAAAGCGTCTTACTGCACGTGAGGCACTACAACATCCTTGGCTATCTAGTTCATATGGTTTGGATTCCTCCTGA
- the LOC141724445 gene encoding uncharacterized protein LOC141724445 isoform X1, translating into MAVSNIQVVLQFLRENGLTNSESSLLEDIREKSNLGCADGGGSGDEFVSLPSSTTHFCSSDFTNPYGIRAVAQRTSCYTSSDTMSQFGMARDYYEFDMQNEHYCYNERDDDGYIPPDSGNADSMACLNEDKFVMTSEMQDHSENEIYAKLISEYAQPMKKVNYSDNLWPFDSMDTVTDGIQGKDYDYLLESLHLEGSDKYESGADNKYNHYDPEVHSVTNLEQNDVNPFHSETTENKDLSRECCEDDTGREESDATDDKLISSIDMEEYEVFNLRIIHRKNRTGFEELKNPPIMTNSVIAGRYYVTEYIDSSTFSEVVQAHDLLMGVDVCLKIIKNNKDFFDQSLDEIKLLKFVNKHDPADQCHILRLYDYFYYKEHLIIVSELLRANLYEFQKCNRQTGEEPYFTMSRLQDLARQCLEALDYLHGLGIIHCDLKPENILIKNHQRCEIKVIDLGSSCFLTDNLSLHVQSRSYRAPEVILGNSYNHKIDIWSLGCILAELYSGRVLFPYDAITRLLARMICLLGPFDVEMLETGLETDKYFTKDYDLYHINEETNQLECIIPEESTLEHHLQISDVQFGNFLRDLLEINPLKRLTAREALQHPWLSSSYGLDSS; encoded by the exons ATGGCTGTGTCAAACATACAAGTTGTTTTACAATTCTTAAGAGAAAATGGTCTCACAAATTCTGAATCCTCTCTTTTGGAGGATATTCGTGAGAAATCCAACTTGGGTTGTGCTGATGGTGGTGGTTCTGGTGATGAGTTTGTGAGCTTGCCTTCTTCTACTACTCATTTCTGCTCCTCAG ATTTCACAAATCCGTATGGCATTCGTGCTGTGGCTCAGAGAACCAGCTGTTACACATCATCTGATACAATGTCTCAATTTGGCATGGCACGTGATTACTATGAATTTGATATGCAAAATGAACATTATTGCTACAACGAGAGGGATGATGATGGCTATATACCTCCCGACTCGGGCAATGCAGACTCTATGGCCTGCCTAAATGAAGACAAGTTTGTAATGACCTCAGAAATGCAAGATCATAGTGAAAATGAAATTTATGCAAAACTTATATCAGAGTATGCTCAACCAATGAAAAAGGTCAACTATTCGGACAACTTGTGGCCTTTTGACTCGATGGACACTGTAACAGATGGGATTCAAGGCAAAGATTACGATTATCTACTTGAAAGCTTACATCTTGAAGGTAGTGATAAATATGAGAGCGGTGCTGATAATAAATATAATCATTATGATCCTGAAGTTCACAGTGTAACAAATCTTGAGCAAAATGATGTTAACCCTTTTCACTCTGAGACAacagaaaataaagatttaaGTAGAGAATGTTGTGAAGATGATACTGGCAGAGAGGAGAGTGACGCCACTGATGATAAGCTCATCTCCAGCATTGATATGGAGGAATACGAAGTATTTAACTTAAGGATTATACACCGAAAGAATAG GACCGGATTTGAAGAACTCAAAAATCCTCCCATAATGACCAATAGTGTTATCGCAGGAAGATATTATGTTACTGAATACATAGATTCTTCCACTTTCAGTGAAGTTGTTCAGGCACACGATCTTCTTATGGGAGTGGATGTTTGTTTGAAGATCATAAAAAATAATAAGGATTTCTTTGATCAGAGCTTAGATGAAATCAAACTGCTGAAATTTGTGAACAAGCATGATCCTGCTGATCAATGCCACATCCTACGTCTTTATGATTATTTCTATTATAAG GAGCATCTCATCATTGTTTCTGAGCTTCTGCGAGCAAACTTGTATGAATTTCAGAAATGCAATAGACAAACTGGCGAAGAGCCTTATTTCACTATGAGCAGGTTACAG GATTTAGCCCGACAGTGTTTGGAGGCATTAGATTACTTGCATGGTCTAGGAATTATACATTGTGATCTAAAGCCCGAGAATATACTTATCAAGAATCATCAGAGATGTGAAATAAAGGTTATTGATCTTGGAAGTAGTTGCTTTCTGACTGATAACTTGTCCCTACATGTACAATCTCGATCATATAGGGCACCTGAAGTCATCCTTGGAAATTCATATAACCATAAAATCGACATCTGGTCTCTTGGTTGTATCCTAGCTGAGCTTTATTCTGGCAGA GTTCTTTTTCCATATGATGCAATCACGAGGCTGCTAGCTCGCATGATTTGCTTACTCGGGCCTTTTGATGTGGAGATGTTGGAAACAGGGCTGGAGACGGACAAGTATTTCACGAAAGACTATGATCTTTATCATATAAATGAG GAGACAAATCAACTAGAATGCATAATTCCTGAGGAGTCCACACTTGAGCATCATCTGCAAATTAGCGATGTACAGTTTGGAAATTTTTTGCGGGACTTGCTTGAGATAAATCCCCTAAAGCGTCTTACTGCACGTGAGGCACTACAACATCCTTGGCTATCTAGTTCATATGGTTTGGATTCCTCCTGA